DNA sequence from the Vicia villosa cultivar HV-30 ecotype Madison, WI linkage group LG3, Vvil1.0, whole genome shotgun sequence genome:
ttatttatgtttctgttattttttctttgtccatttggacatattatttatgtttatgctattttttctttgtccatttggacatattatttatgcttctgttattttctctttgtccatttggacgtattatttatgtttatgctattttttctttgtccaattggacgtattatttatgtttctgttattttctctttgtccatttggacatattatttatgtttctgctattttctatttgtctattttgctaacgtacaggaaagatcttataaattaagagtaagtaactcctaattgcttgctcaaacacttccattttcaagcaacgtattttcaaaacttctcatctattttcaaaactttcatctggtatttgaagggcattattcccggtgaaactcttcagagacctatgtgacctattgtccatcttcacttcttctattttcaaatcaacaaagcatttaaaaaagtgagctaagcaattaagagcccatggataaccatggatacaaagggtgcttaaaaccttccctttgtataaccaaccccccgaacccaaaatctgtcaaaaggtctttcctgttcttttatgcctttccttttttggataaaataaaagtcggtggcgactcttgcaataataaaaaaaatcaaaaaaaaagagagagagcaaggagtcagttcgcctcaaaaaaatCGAGTTACACACCTCTATAGAAGAACACCCCTAATACTTGGTGGTGGAACCTTCTTCCAAACAACTTTAACAAGATCAATGAATAACGGAAACTGCGCAGCGGCATAGAATGCGACAGGAAAACAAATGGAAATATATAAATAGAACAAGATACCTCCCATCGTATATTTATCTGCGAGCACAAAGAAATGTCCAGCACAAAAAGAAACCAACATAGCAACGATGGATACGAAGAGGGAGCTCAAACCAAAAAGAAGCTTCATTGGCATGTTTTGATGAAACTCTTCGACTTCTTTTCGAGAAGTGAGTATAGAAAGGAACATGACAAGTGAAGTGACAGAGAAGTAAAGTCCAATTAATGAAGATATAGCGAATACTTCAAATGCAGGTTGTCCTTTTAATGCCGGTACTCCTGTTTGTTGATTGCCACCAGGTACGCTACCTGATGTCGCAAAGGAGACACCAGCAATGAGAGCTGCTACGACTGAGCATGATTCTGACGTGTCTTTCAACCATTCAACACTATCTTGTAGAAGTTCTTTGTGTTGCTCCTTAAAAATATCACTAGGGGTTTTTTCTTCATTGTTGAATTTATTATTGAAATGCTCCGGCACTAATTCTTTTATGTActatacaaaaatatatatgttagtgCTACTTAAAAAATTTGATGTATAATATTATTgtgataagtaataattaaactatGATTCTCTTAAGCTTTTGCAATTTCCTAGTATGTTAGACACGgtcaacaataaaaaataaagagagaTCCTACTTAATCATGATTTCACTATGACAAATTATATGAGACCCTTTTTAGTCGTATTTAGCCTTGGCAAATTAGAAGGTCACTATTGTAGTATGTCTTATACACTCCAAAGACGATTCATATGTACTAATAAATGTACCTTATACCACTTGATGTCCCACGTCAATTGCATGGCAGCGCCGGATATCCTCCAAGTATTTTCTCTCTCATATGATGTATATGCTGCCAAGTGTAACATGGTATTCTTATCTTTATTAACTCGTAGATATAGGTTTTGAAAGACTCCTTCATCTAAATCCTTCTTCAACCGCTGAATTACATGTGGTTGTCTATTCTTTACTGCCAAAAGCAATACATTTTCATTATTAAAGTTAGTCTCACTAACCACACTTTTTGTCTTTGATTCAAGCTCTGACATAATCTCAACTATTCCATGACTTGCTGCAGTCAAATATGCTGTGgtttttgctttacttttcactttTGTTTCAGTAAGAATCTTCGCTGCAAGTAATAAACATTTCTTATCAGAAATAATTAGACTTTATAATTAagcatcaatttttttattttctattgttCTTGGATTGAGGCATCGCCTAGAAATATAGAGATAATGATGATTTCATACTCTCCATTCCAGAATCAAatcctaagtcatctttttgattgatCACACCACCACCCAATAATGAATAAATAGGTATTTTCATCATTTCTTTCAAGAGCAGACCACCATATATGTGCTTCATCTTAATAGTAATTATTGCCTTTAAGCCTGtaaaattaattaagcaaaagagAAATTATTGATCTAGTTGTGAAAACACACTTATATCTACAACATTTATCTCATTTGTGAATTATAAATATAAACTCAAATAAAAGCatataaaattaaagttagaagCATTCAATATACATACCTAGTAGTTACACGATTAGCCTCATGAATACCAACATTTTGCTCATAATTTTAGCAAGAGAATGTGGCTTCTTTTGTGCCATTTCTAAGAAGTCATATATAGGGATTTGTACTTCACTATATTCATCTTTTTCTGCAATGTTTACATGTCTTTAGTAAATAATAGTGAGCGCCATTGAATAAATGAAGAGCAAACTTTGTTATATCCATTGAttaaaattctcataaaaaaggaagagaaaatgaaattgaaaaaaagACTATACTTAATGAACTTAGCTTTGAACGAATAAACAAGTGATTACAACCAACTGTAATTGATCATATAGCTAACTAAAAGTTGTTATAACAGAAAACAACTAGAAAATAACTCTaacaaaaatttcataaataattcgTGTCAATATATTTGCTAAATAAAGATCCACACTATTACTAGTTCAGGATTTTCAAGAAACTAAATAACaatgaaaaaattataataagCGTTAGTTGAACAGAAACATACCGTTCTTTACTTTTGCTTTAAAAATAGTCCTCCGCTTTAAAGATTTCAATACTTCTTTTGCATCATGGTTGCGTAAAGGAAGACCTTTGACACCAAAATTTTGCAAAcaacattaaacaaattttaatgaAATTTGACATAATAGTTCAAATAAAACAGGAAAATGTCATTTGGATTTCCAAACTATTTGGTTTACCCATTGGAATACGGtatggtgtttttttttttttttgtgtaagcaagatatattaaaacggagaactaagggttctccaatctGATAACACAGAGAAACGGGATAACCCGACAAcaatttaaataacattttataatATTCATAAGTATATGTCACTTACAGTAGTACATAATTCGTTGCCGCCATGATAGTGTATTTCTACTTATGAAAGCTGATGTCTTAGTAGCAAGAATTTCAAGAGGAGTGATGTCATCCTTATTTTTCAGAATGGTAAGAACTTTGTAGTAATGCATTATTATAATTGCCATATCTGTTGCACAAAATACTTATGTTATTATGATTGACAAGATATAATgctcaatattatatttttaccAATGCGAGTTAactgattattttaattaaaaacttaaaTGTTTAAAGAGGATTTTAGACTGTAAAGACACATTTTCAATGAATgataaagttaaaaaatatttacccaaattCATGTTTCTTTTAATAGGAAGAAGATGTATCTCCAATTTTCCCGGGAAAGAGAACACAAAAATTCTCTGCACTCTAAGTGAGCTAGCCCTACGTGCAGATAGTGTTGCAAACACATGCCAATCCTATTGTATTTATTTTAGCATATACATAATTCATTAATGCAACTTTATCATTCATActtttattgatttaattatcTATCAATAACTTACTTaaactatttaaataatttattttccacCTATTGTGTCACATCATAGTTTGTTTAACGGGAAAATGGATCCTCTGCCAATGTCTACATTTATCCTTGTCCTCCTTGATTTAATAGTCCAGAATTAATAcacatcaaataaataaaatgaaattgattttaagagagagagaaaaaataacaaataacttAAATAAAAGTAGGATGGGCAATAGCAATAGCAGGGAGCACAGGAGAGGATCCAAATCCGTTTAATGGTGAAAAAATTAAGAAACATTCTATCATTAAATAGAATCCTCTTAAATATTCTTACTACCATACTCATAGTTACTCATCACTTCCTTATTGATGTTTTGTTTTTCATAATGAAAAAACAATGGAAGAATTTCACTTTTTCTTTAAATATAATAGgttcttttgatactttaaaaCAGTGTTAATAGAAAatcgaatattaaaaaaaaataaataaatgaataaataagtaaatatatagtGTAAGATAAAAAAAACTAACCATATCTTTCTATGTCAATGGCAACATGAAGGATGCTAGTaacatctacttttaatataataaagtagaatacATACTAAATTCTTTTATTAACTCTCTAATCACCAATTTGAGAGTGATTAACGGGGACATAAAGGTAATTGCATCCccctaaatattttaattattaaatagtctTTCAATTCTACCCTATTTTTACTCCCATCATTACTAAGGTGCAAAATCTCCTTGAAACTGTGAAAAGTTCCTTGGAATTGTGCAAAACGATCTCCATTATTCTCTTCTTAGATTTTGGAGAAACCCTTCAAATTACTCTCATTAATCTATATACTATGGCTTCTGATTTTGTCCAAAATCCAGATTTGAGCGAACAAACCCTAAACTACGGTACTGTTGTTGTTCCTTTTCCTTGACATCCATCGATTTTACTTTCTTCTTTACCCATTTGAAATCCTAAATAATGAACAACAACCTTATCTATTTAACCTTCTTCAACCTTTTATCAAGCAGCCTTTTATCAAGCAGGGGCTTAATCAAAGGAGAACTTTCAGAGAGAGACATTGAAGGCAATGATGAGCTCCAAAAGCTCCTAAACATAGCTACAAAGGGAGTCTGAAAAATAGTgagttttgattttcaattttagaTTTATTCTAACTTTTTATTTTAGGATTTGTCATTTTCTATTGAGTTGTAAAATTAGTCTATAAAATTGAGAACATTTGATTCATTCATTGTTTGTTAATATAATATTTGATATAGGTTTTTTTTTCCTGCAAGGAGTAAGAAGGATAATTACAAGACCTTCAAATCTCCATTATCATCTTCAAGGTTTGTACAttcctttttttaattcatttaataatTTGTCAACATAGTTATGAGATTCTAAACCATCTAAATGCTACTTTAAAGGACTTTTTGACAATGTTTCCATTCTGTTTAAatcacaaaaaacaaacaaatcattattgattttgattttttggtGTGCTTGCAGTGTTAGTGTGGATATTCACGGTTGTTTAGTGTTTGTGTGGAATGTTGTTATGGCGGAAAGGAGATTTAAGACAATAAGAACATAGTGGTGTTGGTGTTCTTCCCGCCGTTTTTGTGAGGAAGGTGGTTGACGCTCAGATCTGGGGGTGGTTAGAAACATGATGGGAATTTATTTTTTTGATGCTTATGGTGGTAATGTCTTGGTTAAAGTAGTGACACCAtcaagaggtagaagatgatacACACACCATTAGTTGTTCAGCCATCCTTCAATAACTCTAAAAAAGGTACAACATTTTGCATAACTTTAGTATTCATCTGTCTTTTTCTGTATTTTTCATATTCTATTTCAATGTTTGTTGTATGTAATTAGCAAATGTTAATTTCATAAGAAAACTTAGATCCATAGATTTCTACAATGCTTTGTTTGTGATgggttatttttcaattttcataCTTTGCATTTGAGTCTTTGTTTCTGTTGTCAAAATTGAAACTTTTTGTGCTTTCAAAATAGGTGTTTCGGTTTCAGATAGAATTTCTTTTACATATTCTTCTTCAATAGTAAGTGGTGGTGCTTTTGATTGTGGTTGTGTTTGTTGAACTCTGCATTTTGCTTCTTTGGTTGCATATTCTTTTGATGTTACACAGTTGTTGTTGGCATCAACCTTTTAAACTGTCATATACTTAAAAATGATACTTATACTTAACTGTGTTTTAATGTcaatatttattcttttttctcatATTACAGGTCAGTCTGCGAAGGAGAAAAAACAAGTCCAATATTCaagtttcaaaaattcaaaatcagattcaaaataatttccctttttctttcacatacattccttcttatcttctccagttttttaattttgaattattttctttactaGCAGGAACCAAAGATTCAAAGATATGACAGGGAAAGGATGTTGATACAGATTTGAGTTTGAAGCCTTCTCAAATATTTCAAGATCCTTTGTGCAAAATGGTTTAacctttagatttttttttactattacaCAATTTAATTTTAGATGAATTTTATTTTGAGGAGTTGGATACTTTAGTtatgatgtttttttttctttatgcttTTTAGCAATTTATCAAATTGACAAACAATTTAGATGTCAacgtatataaaatataattgttcttaatttttgtataattatgttgtGTATTGTGTTACTGTTACTATAATATCATTAGCATGCCTGATGATAATTTTTATATTCTAAAATCTTGAAAATCCATCTATTAAAAtggtttaaaaatatattaaatgtgATACCAAAACTATATTTTTTTGCATTTTTCCAAAACCAACCTATTGATGAATTGACCTTAGGACCCACACGAATACAAAACGCCACTAACCCTAAACCCAAttgtatttttatctttttttgaaATTAGATGGCTCAtcattaatgattttttgaaaatacaattatcaattaatgttTTCCAACTATTATGATTAACgtcaatattaaaaataaatgcatatttaattataattatactaTTATCATGTTATACTATTTGAATGGTTAAGAATTAAATCGTCATTTGGAGGGTTATATTCAACATTTCAAATCATTATAAACTATTAAATTAATTTGGCATACAAAATTGTATAGCTATTACTTTACATTCGACATTAATGCAATCGTTGAAGTTGTAATTTACAGTTTTAATTATTTTgacattattaataattatttggtttaaacctttgttgttttttaaatttataatttgtgtagttataaaaaaaattatttttttaaatgattaaattaaataattatatgataCATAAACACACATGTTCTCATATCAGAATAAATGTCCCCATAAAGGATATCACTTctgattttaaaatttaaattttaagattgtttaattgtaatcaattagaaaatacaaatttaaaattataattaatacaaatgTTAACCAGATTGATTGCAGATTTTATgccaattataattaatattatagtgattcttatataataaaattaagaatggtaattatgtaaaaagaaaaaagaaataataaaaaatcatcttaaaaaatatcataagtatagttcaattaaaaaaatgtacTTGACTCTTTTTTTTGGTTTAGATGACTCTCtttgtaaaaatattaaaaaataatttaaacttttaattttattatcaattttttaatattaaattatattaacaaTTTTGTTTAACTattaggacttttgaattttttagtaAAGTCAATATAAATCATCaactattttttctttaaaaaataattaaatatctataccatttttatttcaaaaagttATAAATTCATTTTTATGCAATTAAATTGGCATGAGAATCTAAAGGGTTTTATCAATTTCAATAACTTTATTCTAATTATTATGACAGGTGCCGTTTTTAATTTCTCAAAGAATAAAAATTGCAACAATTATTGTAGCTTTTAAATCACCAATTACAGTTGGGGGTTGCTTTTAAGAACATCAATTTACAAAATATAATTGTCATTATTGTGAATAATCAATTTACAAGATATGTTTATGTAAataactaatattaaaaaaaatagaaaaaaaggatctacccaaatatatatatatatatatatatatatatatatatatatatatatatatatatatatatatatatatatatatatatataaaagggtaATTTTTTAATATGTACAAAAGAagtgtatttttaaaaattaagtcttttttttttgcattattatattttattatcataataTTTACAAATTTTTTTTGCATGTTTCTTAATCATAAtcatatatttttgaatcaaattttttatcattttcaacaaataaatttatcattttatactttgtaacataaatataaaatatataaagtgTACTTTCTCATcattaattcttttaaaaaatacctttattatattttttattcgaTATAACTTCCGTTTAATTTTAACTATCTCTATATCAAACACGTTTTTAATCAATTTGTCCTAAAATTGATATTCTTTTTTGCTATTATGtttcagtatttttttttttaaatcaggaacaaaaataatatttatttttattattctttgacatataattatgctgttaatttaaattttgaaatttactttaaaaattaaattttattcttatcttttaatttttatgaaaagaCGCTAAAAAATAGTACTTAATAATTTCATAGTTATATAATTTACatatactaaaaaaataaaaaataaatttcccAAAGTCATGGCTGTTGACTTCTCCAATGCAAATAATACTCATCATTTTTtcggattttatttaattataattgaaCCATTGGTTTTTTCCCTACAATGATTCAAACATGAATCAAAATATTTTGTCACTTCATTAGTTCCAATGCTTCCTTCTCATTATCATTTGCCTAGGAAAATGTAAGGTCTCTACAATTCAATTTATTATACTACTCATCACATTAAACTTATTCTATCATAAAAActctattaaatttatataattgacatTAAGAATCAAAATATTTTGTCACTTCATTACTTCCAATGCTTCCTTCTCATTATCATTTGCCTAAAAAGGTGTAAGGTCTCACAATGATTCAATTTATTACTGCTCATCACATTAAATATATTCTGGCATAAAAATTCCATTAAATTTATATGATCAATATTAGTAAAAACTTATATTAAAGGatgcaaaataattaataagtttGAATCATTAAATTAGATTAGTCAATATAATGGAAATGTAATGCGTTATaatccatatttttttaaaattaatacaagttatttgattattgatattataaataaatttgatttcgggtgaataatgaaaattaatgtcaattatgatttaattaatgatataaatatttGGTTTTTTACCAATTATTCATTCATACCAATTATAACACGTACCGATTACATGTGCTCATTAGGAATGAGTCAAATAGCATCCTTATATACAAGACGAATTAATGTGGATGGATAATAAAGATGAATACTATAGTTTAAAAAAtggttattaaattaaaaaatccaTAATATTCTCGAGAAAACTGTGTTTTCCATGCATCATAATTTCATTAGTTGGAAAATTATGATGTatgaaaaatacaatttttttatgaaaaactcaaatttgttatttttttatttaatttatattattattattatttaatatttataaaaaagaaagataaattcatactatatttttgcatatgtaaattcataatatatgaattttatattcatatgataCTTTTTACAATTTTCTTATCACATTTCTTAAAGATCATATACTATAGCGTATAATTTCTAAATTACTACACAAATTAAACAAACATAATATTGTTCAATTcattaaatctaatcaaattattaaagcaatatatatttttttggtgtataatatatatattttttataatatttgttaatagaaattgtaaaattaaaattacaaacaattatcaaaattaTAGACATTCCTGACGGGTCAAACGTattttttcatcatatatttgatttaatagcaATTATGAAATCTATGTATATCCTGACGACTACTACaatttcataaattaaattatatttgtttGATAATCGACATTGAATTTTTTTCCTGTTAATTCGTATAAATTAATATACGTGTTTAATTGTTTctcaaatcaaataattataatgTATACTAAGATTCGACATTACGAAGGCTATGAAGAAAATGACATATATAAAGTTATAAGTCATGAGTATATAAATCCAATCCCAGAATTACAACAGAGTCGATAATACAATACagaagaatttaaaaattataggcatgtccGACAGGCATGCCCAACGATCCGAACcatttaaaaattataggcatgccGACGATCGAACCTATTTTTctgacgggccgacaaaatatttacttaaattgaacagaTATTAGGGATCATATGTACTTCTGAATTACTATAGCATATAACTTCTAAATTACTACTTAAAGTtaacaaacataatattattCAACTCATTAAATCTAAGcaaattattaaaccaatatatttttttggtgtataatatgtttattttataataatttttaatagaaattataaaattaaaattataagcaattataaaaattataggcatgtctGACGAATCAATCATGTTTTTCCACCATATATTTGGTTTAATAACAATTACAATTTATAAAACATATGTATATAAACTAATCTTTGTATGACAATAACATTGAAATTTTTTTCTGTTAATTCGTATAAATTAGTAAACATTTTTTAAccataactatataatatttatttaatatttatatcgactttacgtgtcccgtgcgaacgcacgggtcctttgCTAGTTGTTATCAATAGCAATATTGAGATCAACACGATAAAATTGTTGGAGATAAAGAAACACTGACATTTGACGGACATTCACCgcccaaaaaagtggtgtttccCCGTCAAAATTTTTCACTTGAATCAAATATTTCCTTTGACCTTCTTTTCCAATTATAAGTTTACACACATCTAGGAATCCTGCATATGCTGCAACATGAAGTGGAGTAGCACCTATTTCATTCATCATTTTCAAACTACTTTCATCACCAAGCTTTTCTATTGCTTTTACAAGACTTTTCACTACGTCGTCGCGTCGTCCCATGCTTACTGCCACGTGTAATGCTGTTCCTCTTCCCTTGATATCTATCTTGTGAAAATTACTGTCttcattgtattttttaattacttCATCCCAATCGTCTCCCAATACTAGGTCCCAGAACTCCATAGCTACATATTTTCATATTGCAACATGTGTTAATTAATATTATCtcgattttattataaattgttttggacttttcacacatattaaaaaaaataatagttgttggatgaaaataagaatttatAAAAAGTTTTCTAGAACTGTGTTTCATTAATGATATGTAaaagataaatttaaataattgagaaaggtgagaataataaatatttaaaagtataattaaaaaaacattattaatttttcatTTGGATTCTAAAAcgatttatattaaaatacaattattttttttgcaaaatgacttataataaaaaactgaGGGAGTAGCAAAATGTGGAGAAGTTATTGAAGAGAAGTTATTGAGTGTTAATATATAAGGAAAAATTTAGACTTACATTTGTCATCTTCCATTTCTAGCTGACAGCTGATTTCCGAAACTACATATATTTATTTTGCAACATGtcttaattaaaaacaaaatacgGAGAATCTATCAAGTGTTAAAATATAAGGAAAAGTTTAGACTTACGCTGGTCATCTTCCTTTTCTTGCTCCGAAACTACATATATTCATTTTTCAACATGTGTTCATTAAAAAGAAgataatttctttacccacctcctaaccttcttacccACCTCTGGCGaaattaccaaaataccccttatttcggaattacatttccgaaaacgtacttttattgaagaaaaaaaagtgttttcggaaatgcacttccgaaaacacgaaaaaaggtgttttcggagatgcattttcgaaaacacccctttttgggagagaggtgttttcggagatgcatatccgaaatattccaagaccaaattggtcttggaatgtttcggatatacacttccgaaataattcaataattattaaaaaattaaaatcaaggtgaatcaatataattaataggtataaaatgaaagtgaatcaataaaatgaaggtaaatcaataaaattaaggtgaatcaaaatttcctaaacaattttaaagttaaaaattattttattaacttaaataaatcaagattcttacttaaaataattttctcaagattcttacttaaaataattttctcaagattcttaataataaataatttcctCTCTAATAAATCATAATTCCCTATTCTCATacataaaatagatttttcacatttttgtataactatttaattatacttcatataaaaaaaaatcataatgctaaatatttttgatttttttttaattttatttaaatttaatcatattgaattcacttaatataaataataaagttgttttatttttaaatataatatatataaattcacAAAGTgtctataaaa
Encoded proteins:
- the LOC131658966 gene encoding uncharacterized protein LOC131658966; translation: MEDDKSMEFWDLVLGDDWDEVIKKYNEDSNFHKIDIKGRGTALHVAVSMGRRDDVVKSLVKAIEKLGDESSLKMMNEIGATPLHVAAYAGFLDVCKLIIGKEGQRKYLIQVKNFDGETPLFWAVNVRQMSVFLYLQQFYRVDLNIAIDNN
- the LOC131658965 gene encoding uncharacterized protein LOC131658965 is translated as MAIIIMHYYKVLTILKNKDDITPLEILATKTSAFISRNTLSWRQRIMYYCLPLRNHDAKEVLKSLKRRTIFKAKVKNGLKAIITIKMKHIYGGLLLKEMMKIPIYSLLGGGVINQKDDLGFDSGMETKILTETKVKSKAKTTAYLTAASHGIVEIMSELESKTKSVVSETNFNNENVLLLAVKNRQPHVIQRLKKDLDEGVFQNLYLRVNKDKNTMLHLAAYTSYERENTWRISGAAMQLTWDIKWYKYIKELVPEHFNNKFNNEEKTPSDIFKEQHKELLQDSVEWLKDTSESCSVVAALIAGVSFATSGSVPGGNQQTGVPALKGQPAFEVFAISSLIGLYFSVTSLVMFLSILTSRKEVEEFHQNMPMKLLFGLSSLFVSIVAMLVSFCAGHFFVLADKYTMGGILFYLYISICFPVAFYAAAQFPLFIDLVKVVWKKVPPPSIRGVLL